The Prionailurus bengalensis isolate Pbe53 chromosome D2, Fcat_Pben_1.1_paternal_pri, whole genome shotgun sequence genome window below encodes:
- the HHEX gene encoding hematopoietically-expressed homeobox protein HHEX has translation MQYPHPGPAAAGAVGVPLYAPTPLLQPAHPTPFYIEDILGRGPAAPTPAPTLPSPNSSFTSLVSSYRTPVYEPTPIHPAFSHHSAAALAAAYGSSGFGGPLYPFPRTVNDYTHALFRHDPLGKPLLWSPFLQRPLHKRKGGQVRFSNDQTIELEKKFETQKYLSPPERKRLAKMLQLSERQVKTWFQNRRAKWRRLKQENPQSNKKEELESLDNPCDQRQDLTSEQNKGVLDSSQCSPSPASQEDLESEISEDSDQEVDIEGDKGYFNAG, from the exons ATGCAGTACCCACACCCCGGGCCGGCGGCGGCGGGTGCCGTGGGGGTGCCGCTGTACGCGCCCACGCCGCTGCTGCAGCCGGCGCACCCGACGCCGTTCTACATCGAGGACATCCTGGGCCGCGGGCCCGCcgcgcccacccccgcccccacgctGCCGTCCCCCAACTCCTCCTTCACAAGCCTCGTGTCCTCCTACCGGACCCCGGTGTACGAGCCCACGCCGATCCACCCCGCCTTCTCGCACCACTCCGCTGCCGCGCTGGCCGCCGCCTACGGATCCAGCGGCTTCGGGGGCCCTCTGTACCCCTTCCCCCGGACGGTGAACGACTACACGCACGCCCTGTTCCGCCACGACCCCCTGG GCAAACCTCTGCTCTGGAGCCCTTTCTTGCAGAGGCCTCTGCATAAAAGGAAAGGTGGCCAGGTGAGGTTCTCCAACGACCAGACCATCGAGTTGGAGAAGAAGTTTGAGACCCAGAAATACCTCTCTCCGCCGGAGAGGAAGCGTCTGGCCAAGATGCTGCAGCTCAGCGAGAGACAG GTCAAAACCTGGTTCCAGAATCGTCGCGCTAAATGGAGAAGACTAAAACAG GAAAACCctcaaagcaataaaaaagaagaactgGAAAGTTTGGACAATCCTTGTGACCAAAGGCAAGACTTGACCAGTGAGCAGAATAAAGGTGTTCTAGATAGCTCTCAGTGTTcgccctcccctgcctcccaggaagACCTTGAGTCAGAGATTTCAGAGGATTCTGATCAGGAAGTGGACATTGAGGGCGATAAAGGCTATTTTAATGCTGGATGA